One Roseomonas sp. OT10 DNA segment encodes these proteins:
- the mobF gene encoding MobF family relaxase has translation MMTFRKLAAAGVGKLIRAYFTENTPEPIHDPPTTPGQHLDPGGRLTAYYTGRDSRATWRPDMPQAVAKVLGIDPSRMPRDAQLDRLFEAKRADNGEAWSSQKRKISAYDLTMAPHKSVTLAAEFAGTPAESAAIWHAIDKANDATMRYVARELGWARKGKGGEEGADPGAVAWVSFRHHTARPTLPVQDGPGGATYLATVPTDGDPHAHIHNALFNVVVTNDGRVGSLDTQQLHSRVHEFGAYFQARLAEQLRRLGARTSYDRDQQAVVLVAIPERANDLFSKGRKQVLRSARAYAKRQGLEWDQISAEGKLKILSVTGLASRQEKHGNKNDREIWREQAEDIGWHHKTVMHEVEHPKLTDAERFDRAYQFAARHLAKEFQTAAVIDYDKLRMYAARGLIGTGIAGGPDDIDRVVALIEARGIELRGERVALVVGHSGEKVRVTNTAQIRIEQALAWHGRRAAGDRAGALPAAAIKAAVDASGLDFTSKPEHARAQLAAIYAMGQGGALTVLTGVAGAGKTTLMKPLVAAWKADTRFDPGGREVVGVATAWRQADALKEAGVEKTMAMHPLLASVRSGEFRPTRNTVLVIDEVSQVGPRAMLELLELQARTGFTIKALGDREQAQAIEAGDSIELLRRALPKSEMPELLSTVRQRNQEDRRIVGLFRESQDRNKSRAAEALELKRARNAESVQMLGGDHDQVVEQIADFYMRRRDALTAAGSRRGITVSALTNEDAADISRAVRERMRQRGELGADEVVYKAVDQRGEQYELPIAAGDRVRLFAKTWAKIDGKGGWIGSNGDIVEVVGRTAEALVLRNKEGRVGAVEWQRLADAETGRLKLGFGHAMTIDAAQGITSDEHINALPRGSAGITAFKAYVAESRATGTTWTMVSEAATLEAVKGRRALGDARPITRHDLWERVAEDMAAKRYKALGIDLLQGAREGRVMAVDAFIAQSHRFQTLRAEGRNIGREVRQRLQAEAVRASLPRHIAALDEALRRNLATAGPRAAEDHLRHLRVEAEVARRKLEGVPPAPQPQPAPRPRRSSPLAGM, from the coding sequence ATGATGACCTTCCGAAAGCTGGCTGCCGCTGGCGTCGGCAAGCTCATCCGGGCCTACTTCACCGAGAACACCCCGGAGCCAATCCACGACCCCCCCACCACGCCGGGCCAGCATCTCGACCCCGGCGGCCGTCTGACCGCCTATTATACTGGCCGGGACAGCCGGGCGACCTGGCGGCCCGACATGCCCCAGGCAGTAGCCAAGGTGCTCGGCATCGACCCCTCCCGGATGCCCAGGGACGCCCAGCTTGATCGCCTCTTCGAGGCCAAGCGCGCGGACAACGGGGAGGCCTGGTCGAGCCAGAAGCGCAAGATCAGCGCCTACGACCTGACCATGGCGCCTCACAAATCCGTGACACTGGCAGCCGAGTTCGCGGGGACGCCGGCCGAAAGTGCGGCCATCTGGCACGCCATCGACAAGGCCAACGACGCCACGATGCGCTACGTCGCCCGCGAGCTCGGCTGGGCCCGCAAGGGCAAGGGAGGCGAGGAGGGGGCCGACCCGGGTGCGGTCGCCTGGGTCAGCTTCCGCCACCACACGGCCCGGCCGACCCTCCCGGTACAGGACGGGCCGGGCGGGGCGACTTATCTCGCCACGGTGCCGACCGACGGCGACCCGCACGCCCACATCCACAACGCCCTGTTCAATGTCGTGGTGACCAATGACGGCCGGGTGGGCTCGCTCGATACGCAGCAGCTCCATTCCCGCGTCCACGAGTTTGGAGCCTACTTCCAGGCCAGGCTCGCCGAGCAGCTGCGCCGGTTGGGCGCCCGGACCAGCTACGACAGAGATCAGCAAGCGGTCGTGCTGGTTGCCATCCCGGAGCGGGCCAACGACCTGTTCAGCAAGGGCCGCAAGCAGGTCCTCCGCAGCGCCCGCGCCTACGCCAAGCGGCAGGGCCTCGAGTGGGACCAGATCTCGGCCGAGGGCAAGCTCAAGATCCTGTCCGTCACCGGCCTCGCCTCCCGCCAAGAGAAGCACGGCAACAAGAACGACCGGGAGATCTGGCGCGAGCAGGCCGAGGATATCGGCTGGCACCACAAGACCGTCATGCACGAGGTGGAGCACCCCAAGCTGACCGATGCCGAGCGGTTCGACCGGGCCTACCAGTTCGCTGCGCGGCACCTGGCCAAGGAGTTCCAGACCGCGGCCGTGATCGACTATGACAAGCTGCGGATGTACGCCGCCCGGGGGCTGATCGGCACCGGCATCGCGGGCGGGCCGGACGACATCGACCGCGTGGTGGCGCTGATCGAGGCCCGCGGGATCGAGCTGCGGGGCGAGCGCGTGGCCCTGGTGGTCGGGCATTCGGGGGAGAAGGTCCGGGTCACCAACACCGCCCAGATCCGGATCGAGCAGGCGCTGGCGTGGCATGGCCGGCGCGCTGCGGGTGACCGGGCTGGTGCTCTCCCGGCTGCGGCGATCAAGGCGGCCGTGGACGCCTCCGGCCTCGACTTCACCAGTAAGCCCGAGCACGCCCGGGCGCAGCTGGCCGCGATCTATGCCATGGGGCAGGGGGGTGCCCTGACCGTGCTGACCGGCGTGGCCGGGGCCGGCAAGACCACGCTGATGAAGCCGCTCGTCGCGGCCTGGAAGGCGGACACCCGCTTCGACCCGGGCGGCCGGGAGGTGGTGGGCGTGGCGACTGCCTGGCGTCAGGCCGACGCGCTGAAGGAGGCCGGGGTCGAGAAGACCATGGCCATGCACCCGCTGCTGGCGTCTGTCCGCTCGGGCGAGTTCCGGCCGACCCGGAATACCGTGTTGGTGATCGACGAGGTCAGCCAGGTCGGCCCGCGTGCCATGCTGGAGTTGCTGGAGCTGCAGGCCCGCACCGGGTTCACCATCAAGGCCCTGGGCGACCGGGAGCAGGCGCAGGCGATCGAGGCCGGGGACTCCATCGAGCTGCTGCGCCGCGCTTTGCCGAAATCTGAGATGCCGGAGCTGCTCAGCACCGTCCGCCAGCGCAACCAGGAGGACCGGCGCATCGTCGGGCTGTTCCGGGAAAGCCAGGACAGGAATAAGAGCCGGGCGGCCGAGGCTCTAGAACTCAAGCGGGCACGCAATGCGGAGTCCGTCCAGATGCTCGGCGGCGACCACGACCAGGTGGTCGAGCAGATCGCCGACTTCTACATGCGCCGCCGCGACGCCCTGACCGCCGCCGGTTCCAGGCGCGGCATCACCGTCTCCGCCCTGACCAACGAGGACGCGGCCGATATCAGCCGGGCCGTCCGCGAGCGCATGCGTCAGAGGGGCGAGCTCGGGGCCGACGAGGTGGTCTACAAGGCCGTCGACCAGCGGGGCGAACAGTATGAACTGCCGATCGCGGCCGGCGACCGGGTCCGGCTCTTCGCCAAGACCTGGGCCAAGATCGACGGCAAGGGCGGCTGGATCGGCAGCAACGGCGACATCGTCGAGGTCGTCGGGCGCACCGCGGAAGCGCTGGTCCTCCGCAACAAGGAGGGCCGGGTTGGTGCGGTGGAGTGGCAGCGTCTGGCAGACGCCGAGACCGGGCGCCTGAAGCTCGGCTTCGGGCATGCCATGACCATCGACGCGGCCCAGGGCATCACGTCGGACGAGCACATCAACGCCCTCCCGCGCGGGTCGGCCGGCATAACCGCGTTCAAGGCCTATGTCGCCGAGAGCCGGGCGACCGGCACGACCTGGACCATGGTGTCGGAGGCCGCGACCCTCGAGGCGGTCAAGGGCCGCCGGGCACTCGGGGATGCGCGGCCGATCACCCGTCACGACCTCTGGGAGCGGGTGGCCGAGGACATGGCGGCCAAGCGCTACAAGGCGCTCGGCATCGACCTGCTGCAGGGCGCGCGCGAGGGCCGGGTCATGGCGGTCGACGCCTTCATCGCCCAGAGCCACCGCTTTCAGACCCTGCGGGCCGAGGGCCGCAATATCGGCCGGGAGGTCCGGCAGCGGCTGCAGGCCGAAGCCGTGCGGGCCAGCCTGCCCCGGCACATCGCGGCACTCGACGAGGCGTTGCGGCGCAACCTCGCCACGGCTGGGCCGCGTGCGGCCGAGGACCACCTGCGGCACCTGCGCGTCGAGGCCGAGGTCGCCCGCCGCAAGCTGGAAGGGGTGCCTCCAGCCCCGCAGCCTCAGCCAGCGCCGCGCCCGCGCCGTTCGTCGCCCTTGGCGGGTATGTGA